ttaaatacaccattaaatatacagtatacaattTAAACATAGgctattttattcaaatataattaacataattcaatataattaacataatttactattttattcaaatattcattaaaagataattaactgtaaatattttaaatattttgtaactTGTTCTGGCCCATGGCATACAACAGATTATTTTCTTCAATTTCCACATTTTCTTCCAGATTTCATGAAGGCCCTcactaaataaatcaaaaatacaCAAAGCAACGTTGTCTGCTTAAAGAGTAATTAAGACTCACTGTGGCTAAAATTGGTTAAAATTGTGTTAAAAACAGCAGCTTCTCCATAACATTCAGCACAACAAATGAACAGTTCCACCTCCATTAGAATGGACTTCTCTTTAAACTAGGTGTGTCATTTCTGATGTATTCTGCAATTGTGTATTACACTTTATAATAAACggtacatatatacagtatatatatatattgtatatgtaaaatacaattgcaaaataacatttacaaTAAACATGGGAGCATTCAAATATAAAGTATACGAAATTGGACTGCTGGATGTTTGTTTTTGGTAAACTGACCATTCATATTTGGTCAAGATTGGTCAAGAATTACAAGAGTGCTGCAAAAGCACTGCAGCTCCTCATTAGCCAGGGAAATGGCTGGGCGTTAGCCATTAAATTTCACAGTTCGTGAAAGACATAGGAATGAGGAACACAGAGACAAGACAACACGCCCCGACTCATCCAGAAAACTGTGCCTACGTGCCGTCGTCACGCGGGACGCTTGAATAAGCCAGCGCCCGGCCACTTGCCATCTTCGGTGCTTATCGCTAGCAATTTGAAATCACAGGGAGAAAATACGGCCAAGCAGGGACTGTCAGCAGCGCCGAGGTACtgccaattaaaaaaacctttcctgGCGCCATGGTCTCTCCATCTTGGTCATGCGCTATCAGCTGCGGCCTCGAAGATCACTGTCCATTAGTGACTGCACGGCAGCGACATCCCACCTGGTTACAGAACGCCGGCTGTTAACCTGAGCAAGAGCGCGTTGACTTCCTGCCTGGCCTCCAGCACCGTAACAAGACAAAAGCATTGTGCTCCTGATAAGATGGGGCTCTGTCCTTTGTCTGGgatctttttcatttctttctttttttttcttttttctccactCTTATTTTACTCGCCTTTCAATCTGAAAtgtctaattgtatttttttatttaaacctgCACTGTTACAGCAAACCTGCAGTGTGACTTTGAGAGAGGGCAGACCAGATCCCATGTCCTCCAAAGCGTGAGCCACCAGTCACACCTTCACCTCACTCTTCAGTTCACCCGCTACACTGCACAGCCATTACAGTGGAGGTGATTTTTGCAGTGAGGCAGAGAGACCGTTCCTCCTTAGCTGGCACTATAGCCAGTTATCAGGATTCAGTTCAGGACCACGGGGCAAGCCACTACACCTGCTGAGCACGCCACTCggggaaacactttttttttccctgtctcaGTTTTCAGCAGGCTTGCCGATGTACAGGTTAAATCGCATAATCACCTGTGACCGATTGCCTACTGTTACTAATGAGGTGATTaccatttctggaaaaaaaaagctgaagtcCCTTGAGCATACTCGAGCAAGGAAAAAACGATCAGTTAATCCACGGTAATGCCAAAACAACTCATAACATTCATAAATATCCCAAACACGTGCGCTGTGTTTTTTCAACAGCCACGCGTGTTTTAATCGAGATGTAAATTGCATTTGAGGATCACGGTGCACCTCTATTTAGAACAAGCCTTACCTtgacctgctcctcctcctcctcctcctcttcctgctgctccAGCAGAGGTGCATTTTCCGCCCCTGCCTCCTCCCCACCAGCTGCTGTCAGGGCTCCTTCCGCGGATGAGACAGCCACATACCCCCCAGCCTCCGCCTGATAGGCCTCGGTCTGCCCAGCCCCCCATAAATCGACGAGTGGGGGATGGGTGTGCGCGGGCAGGCTGTGCACGGTGCTGTTGGGCGTGGCCTGCAGGGAGTGTGTGGTGCTGTGCAGCCTGTGCTCCAGGGactggagaggggagaggggagagagtaaCACACAGTGACGTAATGCAATTAACGGAGGAACCGGTGCAAAGTGGTGCACGGCAAGGACACAAAGTGCATCTGAGATTTAGCAGCGAACTGGCCATTTATGCTTTTTGCggtatgaataaaatatgccaGAGGTCTTAGCTGACTGTGacctgttgttgctgctgctgataCTGAAGTAGTTGGTGTTGCTGGTAATGCTgtatctgctgcagctgctgtaaTTGTTGTATCTGATTCTGCTGCTGTAGGctgaactgctgctgctgctgctgctgctgtggagacaggaagtgggccgTGCTCCCGTCGTATCCATCACAGGAAGTCCCGCCCGCCATGACGTAGGAACCAGCAGCAGGGGAGGCCACGCCTGAGGGCTCATTGCTTATTGGCTCCCACGCGTCAGATGATGAGAGACAGTAGAGGCCCTGGGATACATACGTATGCGGCCACACGTCTGCCGAAGAATGGTGCAATATCTGGTctgagaaaatgacagaaaggaaagaaagagtggTTAGTTCCTCAGATTCTTCAGGGTAAAGAGGTCTACGTCAGTGTGACCCCTAATACAGGCTTGATTTgatcacagtacagtacacacacttgCCATCTTGTAGCCTTGTACTTATTAAATTGTGTTAACGTCACAGTATATGACATTGAACCTGTAAACCACAATGGGTCTGCCAGGGATGTGCTATTTAAATGGTCAGTGAAACATCACTCTCGGCACGTCCGAGTCTGAAGATATGTTGTACTCTGTGGAATACCAATGTGTAGAGAACGAGGAACAATATAAATTAAACTCCGTATTTGCTGGAAATCTGTGGAACACGGCCAAACAGAGCTGCCACTGGATGCTGGTGGACATATGGCCTGAGACTGAGGATCCAAAGATGCACTCCCAAGAGACTTTTGTATTCAATACACACAGACgcgtgacaaattaaaggaaaaaccaacataaagacTTAGTGGGGGGTTGGGCCACGacgagctgccagaacagcttcagtgtgccTTGACATAGattctggaactctactggagggatgaaACACCagtcttccaaaagatattctctcatttggtgttttaatgATGGTAGTGGAAGAGCGCTGTCTACACATTGGTcgaaaatctcccataggtgttcaattgggttgagatctggtgactagcatatgattcacataattttcatgctcatcaaaccattcagtgacccctcgtgccctgtggatgggggggcattgtcatcctggaagagactactcccatcaggatagaaatgtttcatcacaggataatggtgatcactcagaataactttgtattgatttgcagtgacccttccctctaagagGACAAGTGGACTCAAACAATGCCAAGAAAATTCCCCCCATGGAATAACAGAGCCACCAAACCCCCTCActgtgcctatggtttttgcaccactgaactctccaatgtgcattcgtctttgtaatgaggggtttatgcactgcaaccacactgtaatatccctctctatgtagttgtcgacagactgttcttgctgacgcagtctgatcacatcctaCGTTGACATCCTCAGTCATCAGAAgtgttgcttttctgtttttcctgacATATCGCTCTAATGCACAAGCACCACGACCATCGAATGCGgactttcgaccacaattttcaatcctatttactgatgtctttcccatagatctaaatgcagatgtcactcttcctattgaaacactagccagttggacagtctttgtgactgaagctcctgccatctgtgccccaataataaaccctctttcaaagtcacttagatcttttatTCTTGCCATCATgatgatccaaaatcgaggtcaactggagtgagctcagtaatggcaaatgacctggtagaccatggaagaccactgtagtggatgccCAAAGAATAATAAAgtatgaagaaaagaaaaaccccttttcagcAGTGGAACTGATCAAGACCACTCtgcaggatgtaggcatagatgtgtcaaagactaccataaagagaagactacaccagcatgacctcagagggttcaccacaAGATTCAAACCACTGGTAATCTTCAAGAACAGAAtagccaggttagagtttgcaaaaaaaaaagtacatttaaaaaatgttgagtACTGGAACAAAGTATTATTAACATGCACCAAAGTGATAGAAAgaggaaaatgtggagaaagacAGGAACTTGTCATGATGCAAAGCACCCCCCGcccatctgtgaaacagggtgttatggcttgggcatgtatggctgccattggaactggctcacttatcgtcattgatgatgtaactgctgacatcagcagcaggatgaattctgaagtatacagaaGCATCTCATTttctcagatccaaccaaatgcctcaaaactcattggatggcacttcaccttgcagcaggacaatgaccccagacaaactgctaaagcaaccaaggagtttttcagggccagacagtggaatgttcttgactagCCAAATCAGTCACCCATCCTAAATCCAGTTGAACATGAAGCAATTACTTGTTTAAGCAGAACGTGTAAAAATTATGcttcacatttaaacaaatttagGGTATTGGATGAATTGGATTGGATGAATTTTCAACGAATCAGCTACTTCCTCACTGATGACTAGCCACGGATAGTCAACTAAAACTTTTTACAAAATGGCAGACTCCTACAGCTCTGCTCTTTATTTGTTATAGTACTGATCCCAATGTAAGCAAAAGTATCATATTTGTGTTATGAATGGTGCTTGTTTttacagtgacatcatcagaagGGCTCCAAACAGCTATCATCAATAGGAAACAACAACAATTAGAAGCCATTAAAAATCATTTCGTTGTTGTTGAGTCACAGGATATAATTGACAAATGACAATGCTTTACACTCTTTGTAACCAGTAATCCAATTTCACTGCTATGTTCCTTCAGACAAgctaattaatatttcattgtgTTATTTCATTGTGTACAGAAGGAAAGGCATTAAATcgtgataaataataatttgtataaaTTCTAATTTTCTCTCTGTATGATGCGATTCTTGCTCTCTTGTTCCTCTCTTGTCTCCTCACCTTATTGCTGTGAATGAGAAATGAGGTCACAGTTGACCTTCCTGCCtaaatgaaaggaaattaaatacCTTCTTTATCAAACACATGACACAAGCAGTCTTGCAGGGTACTGTTGACCTGGCATTTTTACCCAACTCAACCCCTATTCACACCCAGAAATTGGTTTTCTAGCAGCCAGATTAAAAAGTGTTTTAGCATTCAATATCGACCGCACATTTTATCCTTGAAAGTTTCACCATATAAATAGAGCCTTTTTTCTTGCACACATATGCCTACATATGCATACAGTTAACAATGAGTTATTTTGtacactttattgaaccccatggggtaatttgttttctgcatttgacccatcttCGTTTACTAAGAAGCAGTGGGCAGCTCCAGTGCAGCGCTCAGGGactaactccacacagagaggaccCAGccggctgggattcgaacctgaAACTGCCTTCATGCGAGACAACATGCAACATGTCAGCCACTCTAAACTGTTATCTGCATCCATTTTGTCGCAGTGATAATTATGATTTTCATTAATGAGAATGACTGATAATAAAAATTGTACAGTATGTCCACAGACCCAGGGTGCATCCCAATGGTACAGTTATGGGGACAACTGTAATTATTGTCCATTGCCTTGGCTACTGATACTCTCCTACTATTGTTTACTATAACAAAGTACACTGGAGAAACCTCATTTGTTGTCCAGTACCTCTGCTGGTAAGTCCCTCCTGATGCCGCTCACTTCAAATCAGCGTGcggacaaagccatatttgtAGTCCAGTACCTCAGCTCGCGATGCTGACCTGATACTGGTTTTATCGTAAACAAGCACACAGGGAATGACCATATTTGTAGTTCAGTACCTCGGCTGGTGATGCTCTCCTGGTTGGCCTCGCTGAGGTGGGCCACGCTTCCCTGGTTGGACCCCGCGCTCAGGCTCTCCCCGTCCATGGAGGTCCAGGCCAGCAGGGTTGCCTCGGAGATCGCAAACTGCTGCATGACTCCTGCAGGAGTGACATGAGAAATAGTGAAAAAGAGAATGGGgcgaggtggggagagagagaagagagagagagagagagaccagatgGACTGGTAGAGAGAACGATTCACTCTGTGGACGGCCTGGGTTATTACACACATCCTGTGAGAGAATGATACGAACAGGGTCAGCCTGAACTGATGACTGATAATGAAACACTGCCATAGAGCAAACTGCACATTAGATGTGTCAGGCTGACACAGGAATGAAGGAATTAGGACGCATAGTTTGAGatcatgggtttttttttttctttccggaTCAAACGCCCGACGCGTTCGTCTCTCACCGGCCGCGAAGCGCGCCTCCTTCTCGCCGTCGCTGAGGTCGCTGTAGGCGTCGTTCTCcagcctcctctcctgctcGCGCTGCACGTTGGTCAGGCGGGGACCGGACCCCACGGTCTGCATGCCCCAGCTCTGCCACTCGATCATGTGAGCCACGCGGCCCTGGGCCATCGCCGTGGGCTTCGTCACCTTGTCCTTCATGGAACGCGACACGcctgaacgtttttttttttttttttagggtttcGGGATGGACAGAGCAGCGTAGCGGAGGGAGACAGATGGAGGGCAGAGTTGATAAAGCCAGAGAAAGcaagggaagggaaggagaaaaaGGATGAgacagttaaaatatttttaaaaaacgaatcACTTTTTCCCGTGCAGATTTTgggagagtgggggtggggggctgaggTAGTGCCTCACAtggcaatgcattgtgggtaatgaggGCTTGGATTTTGTTTGAGAGTGATATGAAGTTCTGAAATCATGGCTGTACTTCCCATGGTTGTAATGAGCTGGTGGCGGTGGCTAAATAGAAGTGGATGGAGTTGTTTTGTGATCAATGAAGAGTGTGCTTTGGCTTGTTGACATCGCAGTTCACTAAAATTTAGGCTAAACTGTTCTAAAACACAAAGATATCGCCCCTCAGATCTGCAATCAGACAAAACTGCCCATGTACCTTACAGGAAGATAAGCAACATAATAGAAACAATTAAGTTATGTATTTGCTGCCTTGTTGTATAGCATCCTCAATGACACTTAGAAACTGTCACAGATTCATCGCAACAATTAACCCATCCTTGGGCCCCTGAAAATCTCTGTGGTTGATGGGACTGATGATTATGGATAGATATGGGTAATGCAACTTTGAGTTTGActcaaaaatatttccaatgcACTGGACACTACGTTACTACATTAACACCGGCACTACAGTCAGagacaaaaaaacgaaaatacaaaaacactgaCAGGTCAGACGCTACAATGCACAACAAATTTTCATCACTATTAACAACAAGCCACGTGAAGATGCTTTGTGGGTAGtgcatttctttgtttctttgtcatTCATTGTATCCATCAATGACCATGGCAGTCATTGACATGTATTGTTAGTGAAGGTAGGAAATGATACAGGGTACCCACAAGGGGCCATGTTGGCTCCATCCTAACCTGCTTAGCTCCACGGACTGGAACCAACATGGGGTCAGTTTACCAGgaacaggacagacacacacctgacacacctGTAAGTGAAGACTTAGCCAGAGCCCCGATCCCATAGGCATTGGAGTTTCGTTTTAGCCGAGGAAGAATGG
This window of the Anguilla anguilla isolate fAngAng1 chromosome 1, fAngAng1.pri, whole genome shotgun sequence genome carries:
- the fam131bb gene encoding protein FAM131B isoform X1, with protein sequence MGCIGSRTLTADGVPVQKDGEQHGRTEFSWEGINLSMEDTTSILPRLKRNSNAYGIGALAKSSLTGVSGVSRSMKDKVTKPTAMAQGRVAHMIEWQSWGMQTVGSGPRLTNVQREQERRLENDAYSDLSDGEKEARFAAGVMQQFAISEATLLAWTSMDGESLSAGSNQGSVAHLSEANQESITSRDQILHHSSADVWPHTYVSQGLYCLSSSDAWEPISNEPSGVASPAAGSYVMAGGTSCDGYDGSTAHFLSPQQQQQQQQFSLQQQNQIQQLQQLQQIQHYQQHQLLQYQQQQQQSLEHRLHSTTHSLQATPNSTVHSLPAHTHPPLVDLWGAGQTEAYQAEAGGYVAVSSAEGALTAAGGEEAGAENAPLLEQQEEEEEEEEQVKEEEVTLCLEPEPATLASPAPKEEATSAGSSSPSHAPGEPAAELKASDVTSSASQSLDGKGEDTEDVPVAVAAAN
- the fam131bb gene encoding AF4/FMR2 family member lilli isoform X4, whose protein sequence is MGCIGSRTLTADGVPVQKDGEQLSMEDTTSILPRLKRNSNAYGIGALAKSSLTGVSRSMKDKVTKPTAMAQGRVAHMIEWQSWGMQTVGSGPRLTNVQREQERRLENDAYSDLSDGEKEARFAAGVMQQFAISEATLLAWTSMDGESLSAGSNQGSVAHLSEANQESITSRDQILHHSSADVWPHTYVSQGLYCLSSSDAWEPISNEPSGVASPAAGSYVMAGGTSCDGYDGSTAHFLSPQQQQQQQQFSLQQQNQIQQLQQLQQIQHYQQHQLLQYQQQQQQSLEHRLHSTTHSLQATPNSTVHSLPAHTHPPLVDLWGAGQTEAYQAEAGGYVAVSSAEGALTAAGGEEAGAENAPLLEQQEEEEEEEEQVKEEEVTLCLEPEPATLASPAPKEEATSAGSSSPSHAPGEPAAELKASDVTSSASQSLDGKGEDTEDVPVAVAAAN
- the fam131bb gene encoding AF4/FMR2 family member lilli isoform X3; translation: MGCIGSRTLTADGVPVQKDGEQLSMEDTTSILPRLKRNSNAYGIGALAKSSLTGVSGVSRSMKDKVTKPTAMAQGRVAHMIEWQSWGMQTVGSGPRLTNVQREQERRLENDAYSDLSDGEKEARFAAGVMQQFAISEATLLAWTSMDGESLSAGSNQGSVAHLSEANQESITSRDQILHHSSADVWPHTYVSQGLYCLSSSDAWEPISNEPSGVASPAAGSYVMAGGTSCDGYDGSTAHFLSPQQQQQQQQFSLQQQNQIQQLQQLQQIQHYQQHQLLQYQQQQQQSLEHRLHSTTHSLQATPNSTVHSLPAHTHPPLVDLWGAGQTEAYQAEAGGYVAVSSAEGALTAAGGEEAGAENAPLLEQQEEEEEEEEQVKEEEVTLCLEPEPATLASPAPKEEATSAGSSSPSHAPGEPAAELKASDVTSSASQSLDGKGEDTEDVPVAVAAAN
- the fam131bb gene encoding protein FAM131B isoform X2, producing MGCIGSRTLTADGVPVQKDGEQHGRTEFSWEGINLSMEDTTSILPRLKRNSNAYGIGALAKSSLTGVSRSMKDKVTKPTAMAQGRVAHMIEWQSWGMQTVGSGPRLTNVQREQERRLENDAYSDLSDGEKEARFAAGVMQQFAISEATLLAWTSMDGESLSAGSNQGSVAHLSEANQESITSRDQILHHSSADVWPHTYVSQGLYCLSSSDAWEPISNEPSGVASPAAGSYVMAGGTSCDGYDGSTAHFLSPQQQQQQQQFSLQQQNQIQQLQQLQQIQHYQQHQLLQYQQQQQQSLEHRLHSTTHSLQATPNSTVHSLPAHTHPPLVDLWGAGQTEAYQAEAGGYVAVSSAEGALTAAGGEEAGAENAPLLEQQEEEEEEEEQVKEEEVTLCLEPEPATLASPAPKEEATSAGSSSPSHAPGEPAAELKASDVTSSASQSLDGKGEDTEDVPVAVAAAN
- the fam131bb gene encoding splicing factor 3B subunit 4 isoform X5, which produces MEDTTSILPRLKRNSNAYGIGALAKSSLTGVSGVSRSMKDKVTKPTAMAQGRVAHMIEWQSWGMQTVGSGPRLTNVQREQERRLENDAYSDLSDGEKEARFAAGVMQQFAISEATLLAWTSMDGESLSAGSNQGSVAHLSEANQESITSRDQILHHSSADVWPHTYVSQGLYCLSSSDAWEPISNEPSGVASPAAGSYVMAGGTSCDGYDGSTAHFLSPQQQQQQQQFSLQQQNQIQQLQQLQQIQHYQQHQLLQYQQQQQQSLEHRLHSTTHSLQATPNSTVHSLPAHTHPPLVDLWGAGQTEAYQAEAGGYVAVSSAEGALTAAGGEEAGAENAPLLEQQEEEEEEEEQVKEEEVTLCLEPEPATLASPAPKEEATSAGSSSPSHAPGEPAAELKASDVTSSASQSLDGKGEDTEDVPVAVAAAN